From the genome of Mesorhizobium japonicum MAFF 303099, one region includes:
- a CDS encoding imelysin family protein, with protein sequence MLKRSTLVLVLPLALLGVFPASAAVKASDIIQGAIDGFVRPAYADLHQHAEALTRAMHTLCKAPSQGELDAARAEFSATVYAWSSAEIIGFGPIKENNRLERILYWPDRKSIGLKQVQAALADKDPTASDPAQLAGKSVAMQGLGALEFVLFGDGADALAGKDDPYRCAYGAAVAGNIETMAGDVSAAWNKPDGFAALWANPGPQNALYRDGNEAVTELVGVFINELEMVRDVRLKGFLGGKADADKPKQAIYWRSQNTANALAGNLSGVDALFQASKLGDALPPDARWMAESIHIQLVNGVATARSIQGPIDKTLADPALREKLEHFALITSSLSTLIGTRLTAEFSLTAGFSSLDGD encoded by the coding sequence ATGTTGAAGCGCTCTACACTGGTTCTCGTTCTTCCCCTGGCTCTGCTCGGTGTTTTCCCGGCCTCGGCGGCGGTGAAAGCCTCCGACATCATCCAGGGGGCGATCGACGGCTTTGTCCGCCCGGCCTATGCCGACCTGCACCAGCATGCGGAAGCGTTGACGCGAGCGATGCACACGCTCTGCAAAGCGCCCTCGCAAGGGGAACTCGATGCGGCGCGGGCCGAGTTTTCGGCCACGGTCTATGCCTGGTCGTCGGCCGAAATCATCGGTTTCGGGCCGATCAAGGAGAACAATCGGCTGGAGCGCATCCTCTACTGGCCGGATCGCAAGAGCATTGGCCTGAAACAGGTGCAGGCGGCGTTGGCGGACAAGGACCCGACCGCTAGCGATCCCGCACAGCTCGCCGGCAAGAGCGTCGCCATGCAGGGGCTCGGCGCGCTGGAATTCGTGCTTTTCGGCGACGGCGCCGACGCGCTGGCGGGCAAGGATGATCCCTATCGCTGCGCCTATGGCGCGGCGGTTGCCGGCAACATCGAAACCATGGCCGGTGACGTCAGCGCGGCCTGGAACAAGCCGGACGGCTTTGCCGCACTCTGGGCCAATCCGGGGCCGCAAAATGCGCTCTACCGCGACGGCAACGAAGCGGTGACGGAACTGGTCGGCGTCTTCATCAACGAGCTGGAGATGGTCAGGGATGTCCGCCTGAAAGGGTTCCTTGGCGGCAAGGCGGATGCGGACAAGCCGAAACAGGCGATCTATTGGCGATCGCAAAACACAGCCAATGCGCTGGCTGGAAATCTCTCCGGCGTCGATGCGTTGTTCCAGGCCTCGAAACTTGGCGATGCGCTGCCGCCCGATGCACGCTGGATGGCGGAGTCCATCCATATCCAGCTGGTAAACGGCGTCGCCACCGCGAGGTCGATCCAGGGTCCGATCGACAAGACGCTCGCCGACCCGGCGCTGCGCGAAAAGCTCGAGCATTTCGCGCTGATCACCTCCAGCCTGTCGACCCTGATCGGCACCAGGCTGACCGCCGAATTCAGCCTGACCGCTGGCTTTTCGTCGCTGGATGGGGATTGA
- a CDS encoding DUF1513 domain-containing protein has protein sequence MRTPLIDRRDFLRAAGIGFAAVMAPSAWAKTLAANAVFATAFVKRDGSFGAAILSEAGKVLHAIDLPDRGHDVTFDPISKRSVVFARQPGTFAVVFDHSGRDAPQTVASISGRHFFGHGVFSPDGALLYATENDFDNAAGVIGIYDARAKFSRVGEFPTYGMGPHELLLLGDGRTMAVANGGIETHPDYGRAELNIATMKPSYVLIDRVTGDLIEKHELPASLHQLSIRHMDTDPSGTVWFGCQYRGPGTDRPLLVGRAVRGKELQLLDMPQDVLSGFRNYIGSVAANLSAGSVAVSSPEGNSLVVIDAASGRVVSSSALVEVCGLAPDGSGFIATTGAGEIIEGSGATRSEPDYVWDNHMLRIERA, from the coding sequence ATGCGTACGCCGCTCATCGACCGTCGCGACTTTCTGAGGGCCGCCGGTATCGGCTTCGCTGCCGTGATGGCGCCGTCTGCCTGGGCGAAGACGCTTGCCGCCAACGCCGTTTTCGCCACCGCTTTCGTCAAGCGCGACGGCAGTTTTGGTGCCGCCATCCTGTCCGAGGCCGGCAAGGTGCTGCATGCGATCGACCTGCCCGACCGCGGCCATGACGTCACTTTCGATCCCATATCAAAGCGTTCGGTGGTTTTCGCCCGCCAGCCCGGCACCTTCGCCGTCGTTTTCGATCATTCGGGCCGCGACGCACCGCAGACCGTCGCCAGCATCTCCGGCCGGCATTTCTTCGGCCATGGCGTGTTCTCGCCCGATGGCGCGCTGCTCTATGCCACCGAGAACGATTTCGACAACGCGGCCGGCGTCATCGGTATCTACGATGCGCGGGCGAAATTCAGTCGCGTCGGCGAATTCCCGACCTATGGCATGGGCCCGCACGAGCTCCTGCTCCTGGGCGACGGCCGGACGATGGCGGTCGCCAATGGCGGCATCGAGACCCATCCGGACTATGGCCGCGCCGAGCTCAACATCGCCACCATGAAGCCGTCCTATGTGCTCATCGACCGCGTCACCGGCGACCTCATCGAAAAGCATGAATTGCCGGCTTCCCTGCACCAGCTGTCGATCCGTCACATGGATACCGACCCGTCCGGCACCGTCTGGTTTGGCTGCCAGTACCGGGGGCCGGGCACGGATCGTCCGCTGCTGGTCGGCCGCGCCGTGCGCGGCAAGGAGTTGCAGCTTCTCGACATGCCGCAGGACGTGCTGTCCGGTTTCCGCAACTATATCGGCTCGGTTGCCGCCAATCTTTCAGCCGGCAGCGTCGCCGTCTCGTCGCCGGAAGGCAATTCGCTTGTCGTGATCGATGCGGCCAGCGGCCGGGTGGTCTCGTCCAGCGCGCTGGTCGAGGTGTGCGGCCTGGCGCCGGACGGATCGGGCTTCATCGCCACCACGGGGGCCGGCGAGATCATCGAGGGCAGCGGCGCGACGCGGTCTGAGCCGGACTATGTCTGGGACAACCATATGCTGCGCATCGAACGGGCCTGA
- the tsaB gene encoding tRNA (adenosine(37)-N6)-threonylcarbamoyltransferase complex dimerization subunit type 1 TsaB, whose amino-acid sequence MNVLAIDCAASLCAACVYDAAVGRELGRSVLDLGKGHAEHLMAVIAEALKVGETDYAGLGAIAVSVGPGSFTGLRVGVSTARGLALALKIPAIGVTTLEALAAEAAVAFPGRAVLAALDAGRDEIHAALYDKALVLTYGPAVTTLADAVAMATEQSLVLAGTAAAQIAASAARTFDIGPRTATADIVTYARLASAKGEGERPKPLYLRGADAKPQAGFILSRQQK is encoded by the coding sequence ATGAATGTGCTTGCCATCGACTGTGCCGCCAGCCTCTGCGCCGCCTGCGTCTACGACGCGGCGGTCGGGAGGGAGCTTGGCCGCTCGGTGCTCGATCTCGGCAAGGGTCATGCCGAGCACCTGATGGCCGTCATCGCCGAGGCGTTGAAGGTGGGCGAAACCGACTATGCCGGCCTTGGCGCCATTGCCGTCTCTGTCGGCCCCGGTTCCTTTACCGGTCTGCGCGTCGGCGTGTCGACCGCGCGCGGCCTGGCGCTGGCGTTGAAAATTCCCGCAATCGGCGTGACGACGCTCGAAGCGCTGGCCGCCGAGGCCGCAGTGGCATTTCCCGGCCGCGCCGTGTTGGCGGCACTCGATGCCGGTCGCGACGAAATCCATGCGGCGTTGTACGACAAAGCGTTAGTTTTGACTTACGGTCCAGCGGTAACCACACTTGCGGACGCCGTGGCCATGGCGACGGAACAGTCTTTGGTGCTGGCCGGGACAGCAGCCGCACAGATCGCGGCCTCGGCCGCGCGCACCTTCGACATCGGCCCTCGGACGGCCACGGCCGACATTGTCACATATGCACGTCTGGCCTCCGCCAAAGGCGAGGGCGAAAGGCCGAAACCGCTTTATCTGCGCGGTGCCGACGCCAAGCCGCAAGCCGGATTTATTTTATCAAGGCAACAGAAATAA
- the rimI gene encoding ribosomal protein S18-alanine N-acetyltransferase, translating into MRIPFLQPRRRDYALEPLRITDSPAVSVLHREDFVRPWTDGEFAALLEQDTVFGYAARETGQGAKPPVGFVLARLAAGEGEILTVAVARSHRRQGLGWQLMDAVLRELHAQRAEALFLEVDETNVAAIALYRRLGFREVGKRPDYYKSPDRGPTGALVMRRDLR; encoded by the coding sequence ATGCGCATACCTTTTCTCCAACCACGCCGCCGGGACTATGCGCTCGAGCCGCTCAGGATCACCGACAGCCCCGCGGTCTCGGTGCTGCATCGTGAGGACTTTGTCCGTCCGTGGACCGATGGCGAGTTCGCCGCCCTGCTCGAGCAGGACACCGTGTTCGGTTACGCCGCGCGCGAGACCGGGCAGGGCGCCAAGCCGCCTGTCGGCTTCGTGCTGGCCCGGCTGGCCGCTGGCGAGGGCGAGATCCTGACGGTCGCGGTGGCGCGATCCCATCGCCGGCAGGGTCTCGGCTGGCAGCTGATGGATGCGGTGCTGCGAGAACTGCACGCGCAGCGTGCCGAAGCGCTGTTCCTGGAGGTCGACGAGACCAATGTCGCCGCGATTGCCCTCTACCGTCGCTTGGGCTTCCGCGAAGTCGGCAAGCGCCCGGATTACTACAAGTCGCCCGATCGCGGGCCGACCGGCGCGCTTGTCATGCGCCGCGATCTTCGCTAG